CTCGTCATCGGCGCCACCCCGGCTGCGCGGGAAGCAGCCATTCGCGCGGCGCTTGCTCCCGCAGAACACACTGCCATCATTCTCGAGGGCATTCCCGATACCCAGTCCGGCCTTGACTCCGCCGTGCCGGCGCTGCGCATCGTACGCATCGCCCCCGGCTGCGTATGTTGCACCGGCAACCTCACGCTGCGCGTCACACTCAACCGGCTGTTACGCACGAAACCGGACCGGCTTTTTATCGGTGTGGCAACCTCTGCCCACATCGCACAGATCCGTGCATTTCTTTCCGCTCCGCCCTACGACAATTTACTCGCACTGACTCAGGACTTGCATGCCTGATGCGGTTCCTGATGACAGGAACATCATTTGTCCGGCGCGTCGGCCACGGGAATCCGGCATCGGCTTGAAATCCATGCAGGTGGCCCCATTTTTGCATCAGTGATTCCGGGTCATCAGGAATTTATCCCGAACCAGAAGGAGCGCAAAATGAACTTGATCTACAACAGCGAGCAGTACAGCGTCGTAGAGTTCGGCGCCGACGACAGGCGAGAGGCCTTGCGCTTTGGCGGATATGAAATCATGGACAAATCCGGCAAGCGCGAGATCTTCATTGGCGGCACGCTCGCCAAGTCATTCCGCGAAGAGGTGGAAAACCTGATCGCAACCGAACCTACAGTGGAAGAGATTGACGACTTCCTCGGCAAATACGATGCACTGATGCGTCAGCCGGTCACCCTGCACTAATTACAAACCTCCGCCACAGAATACACGGCG
The Verrucomicrobiia bacterium genome window above contains:
- a CDS encoding GTP-binding protein; this translates as MIPATLVIGATPAAREAAIRAALAPAEHTAIILEGIPDTQSGLDSAVPALRIVRIAPGCVCCTGNLTLRVTLNRLLRTKPDRLFIGVATSAHIAQIRAFLSAPPYDNLLALTQDLHA
- a CDS encoding DUF3567 domain-containing protein; the protein is MNLIYNSEQYSVVEFGADDRREALRFGGYEIMDKSGKREIFIGGTLAKSFREEVENLIATEPTVEEIDDFLGKYDALMRQPVTLH